In Amycolatopsis coloradensis, one genomic interval encodes:
- the paaD gene encoding 1,2-phenylacetyl-CoA epoxidase subunit PaaD, translating into MVTAYAVAATVTDPELPMLTLADLGVLREVSEEDGRVVVAITPTYTGCPAMDTMRDDLVHALTGAGYGEVEVRTVLQPAWSTDWITEDGKRKLAEAGIAPPGAAPRRTGPIPLTLSPPVSSVRCPHCGSADTEEQSRFSATACKALRRCRFCLEPFEHVKEI; encoded by the coding sequence ATGGTGACCGCGTACGCGGTGGCGGCCACGGTCACCGATCCGGAACTGCCGATGCTCACCCTCGCGGACCTCGGCGTCCTGCGTGAAGTGTCCGAAGAGGACGGACGGGTGGTCGTCGCGATCACCCCGACCTACACCGGCTGCCCGGCGATGGACACCATGCGCGACGACCTCGTGCACGCGCTGACCGGCGCGGGGTACGGCGAGGTCGAGGTCCGCACGGTGCTCCAGCCCGCTTGGTCCACGGACTGGATCACCGAGGACGGCAAACGGAAACTGGCCGAAGCGGGCATCGCTCCGCCGGGGGCCGCGCCGCGGCGCACCGGCCCGATCCCGCTCACGCTGAGCCCGCCGGTGTCGTCCGTGCGCTGCCCGCACTGCGGTTCCGCGGACACCGAGGAGCAGTCCCGGTTCAGCGCGACGGCGTGCAAGGCCCTGCGCCGCTGCCGGTTCTGCCTCGAACCGTTCGAACACGTCAAGGAGATCTAG
- the paaC gene encoding 1,2-phenylacetyl-CoA epoxidase subunit PaaC, which yields MSFDNAYEAITEENDSRWAFGTGFEDPLSGVDTTVPSGVDGARLAAYCLMLGDDALIFSHRLQEWCTNAPELEDEVAIANIALDLLGQARLLLARAGKADGSDRTEDSYAFFRSEQEYRNVRLAELDGGHFGHLVARLLVFSIWRLALLQRLQASVDPVLAAIADKGVKEVAYHRDYAAQWAVRLGDGTELSHELMQEGLDAVWPYVDELFVAHEAEFVESPSLRPEFDAILDQVLAVATLKRPETGAIAGVSGRMGRDGVHTERMGYLLATLQSVAREHPDATW from the coding sequence ATGAGCTTCGACAACGCCTACGAGGCGATCACCGAGGAGAACGACTCCCGCTGGGCCTTCGGCACCGGGTTCGAGGACCCGCTGTCCGGTGTGGACACCACCGTTCCGTCCGGTGTGGACGGTGCGCGGCTGGCGGCTTACTGCCTGATGCTCGGCGACGACGCGCTGATCTTCTCGCACCGGCTGCAGGAGTGGTGCACGAACGCGCCCGAACTCGAGGATGAGGTCGCGATCGCGAACATCGCCCTCGACCTGCTCGGACAGGCCCGGCTGCTGCTCGCCCGTGCGGGCAAGGCCGACGGCAGCGACCGCACGGAGGACTCCTACGCCTTCTTCCGGAGTGAGCAGGAGTACCGCAACGTCCGGCTCGCCGAACTCGACGGCGGGCACTTCGGGCATCTGGTCGCGCGGCTGCTGGTGTTCTCGATCTGGCGGCTCGCCTTGTTGCAGCGGTTGCAGGCCAGTGTCGATCCGGTCCTGGCGGCCATCGCGGACAAGGGTGTCAAGGAAGTCGCGTACCACCGCGACTACGCCGCCCAGTGGGCCGTGCGGCTCGGGGACGGCACCGAGCTGTCGCATGAGCTGATGCAGGAGGGCCTGGACGCGGTCTGGCCGTACGTCGACGAGTTGTTCGTGGCGCACGAGGCCGAGTTCGTCGAGTCGCCGTCGCTGCGGCCGGAGTTCGACGCGATCCTGGACCAGGTGCTGGCCGTCGCGACGTTGAAGCGTCCCGAGACCGGTGCCATCGCCGGGGTTTCCGGCCGGATGGGCCGCGACGGCGTGCACACCGAGCGGATGGGCTACCTGCTGGCGACCCTGCAGAGTGTCGCCAGGGAACATCCGGACGCGACATGGTGA